A window of Candidatus Xiphinematobacter sp. Idaho Grape contains these coding sequences:
- the rsmI gene encoding 16S rRNA (cytidine(1402)-2'-O)-methyltransferase has protein sequence MLTVIPTPIGNLEDITLRSVRAFLEADYIAAEDTRHTSILLQYLGVSKTLISFHRHNEASRTAQLITHIKAGYRVALSCDAGMPAISDPGYRLICACIQESLPFTVLPGPSAVLTALVGSGLPCHEFYFAGFLPVKLGKRAAELRQAAIRPWTSIYFESPYRLVKSLAILTETHPSISVCVAREISKKFEEYKRGTASEVLAYFTIHPPRGEIVLLICGTLPK, from the coding sequence GTGCTTACTGTTATTCCCACACCTATCGGGAATCTTGAAGATATCACTCTTCGCTCTGTTAGAGCCTTTCTGGAGGCGGACTACATTGCAGCTGAGGACACACGGCACACCTCTATTCTCCTACAATACCTAGGAGTTTCCAAGACGCTTATCAGTTTTCATAGACATAACGAGGCTTCACGTACTGCACAGCTTATAACACATATTAAGGCAGGGTATAGGGTGGCATTGAGTTGCGACGCAGGTATGCCAGCTATTTCAGATCCAGGCTATCGCCTGATATGCGCCTGCATTCAGGAGAGCTTACCATTTACTGTGCTCCCTGGCCCTTCGGCAGTACTGACAGCATTGGTGGGCTCTGGACTTCCTTGCCATGAATTCTATTTCGCAGGGTTTCTGCCAGTAAAACTAGGAAAACGTGCCGCAGAACTCCGTCAAGCTGCCATCCGCCCATGGACTTCCATCTACTTTGAATCCCCTTATCGACTGGTGAAGTCGCTTGCCATTCTTACAGAAACTCACCCTTCTATCTCTGTGTGTGTTGCCAGGGAGATTTCCAAAAAGTTCGAAGAGTACAAACGCGGAACAGCTAGCGAGGTACTAGCTTATTTTACAATCCATCCCCCGAGGGGAGAAATTGTCCTTTTAATTTGTGGCACCCTCCCAAAGTAA
- the lptE gene encoding LPS assembly lipoprotein LptE, with product MLLFLSRKRIFSILLFSLPVMSTGCYRLGKVYPSSMRGIRTLAIPVFQNNTLLPRTEALLADITTRVFQVDGTYEIINESKADAVLRCKLTDVSRVAVLVSPTDWMTTRRLQLRILVAYHVLDRTTGKILQQGTVAGATSYLVGTDLISQERQALPIAARLMANALLSQLTEGW from the coding sequence ATGCTGTTGTTTTTGTCTAGAAAACGCATATTTTCCATTCTACTTTTCTCCCTACCAGTGATGTCTACAGGTTGTTACCGGCTGGGAAAAGTTTATCCCAGCTCGATGCGCGGTATTCGAACGCTAGCAATTCCTGTGTTCCAAAATAACACTTTACTCCCGCGGACAGAAGCTCTCCTGGCAGATATTACTACGCGTGTGTTTCAGGTAGATGGCACCTACGAAATTATAAATGAAAGCAAAGCGGACGCTGTCCTTCGGTGTAAGCTCACCGATGTTTCCCGGGTAGCCGTTCTTGTTTCTCCCACCGATTGGATGACTACCAGAAGACTTCAACTGCGGATCCTAGTGGCTTATCACGTCCTCGACAGGACTACTGGTAAAATTCTTCAACAAGGTACTGTGGCCGGAGCTACCAGCTACCTCGTAGGGACAGACCTCATTTCTCAGGAGCGTCAGGCGCTGCCAATAGCTGCGCGCCTTATGGCCAATGCTTTGCTCAGCCAACTGACAGAGGGGTGGTAA
- a CDS encoding tetratricopeptide repeat protein, whose amino-acid sequence MAHLLLERADQDEKSGKLNQAIRKYRLLVRQPVLSKQDAPEAYFRLAKLLQKRNQLQKAFIAYQTLIKRYPRAKRFNDSIAEQIRIANFYLEKPDSAFTRILMSNAETAQGMYEKVLTSAPFGYYAPLAQFNLCLAHERQGHARNATQAYQALLERYPDSRLASDAQYQIAHVYMRVGLSKHSQDLMTLSRARDAFQDYLLQCPETERRAQILENIGKINSKESSMIYRIAKFYDRRRSYKSAYIYYNEVLQCQKASQEAMLAKARIEVIRNKVGV is encoded by the coding sequence ATGGCCCACCTTTTGCTGGAGCGAGCGGACCAGGATGAAAAATCTGGAAAACTGAATCAGGCCATTCGCAAATACCGCTTGCTTGTCAGGCAGCCTGTTCTCTCCAAACAGGACGCACCGGAGGCCTACTTTCGCCTCGCTAAGCTCCTTCAGAAGAGGAACCAACTGCAAAAGGCCTTCATCGCCTATCAAACCCTCATCAAGCGCTATCCCAGGGCCAAACGCTTCAACGACTCGATAGCAGAGCAGATCCGTATCGCTAACTTCTATCTAGAAAAGCCTGACAGTGCCTTCACACGCATTCTAATGTCAAATGCAGAAACCGCCCAAGGAATGTATGAGAAAGTTCTTACCTCTGCCCCCTTTGGATACTACGCTCCCCTTGCACAGTTTAATCTATGCCTTGCACATGAGAGACAGGGACACGCCCGCAATGCCACTCAGGCCTACCAGGCCTTACTCGAGAGGTATCCTGATAGTAGACTAGCGAGTGATGCGCAATACCAAATTGCCCACGTCTACATGCGTGTTGGGCTCAGCAAGCACTCACAAGACCTCATGACTTTATCGCGGGCAAGGGATGCTTTTCAAGACTATCTGTTGCAATGTCCGGAAACCGAGCGTAGGGCTCAAATTCTAGAAAATATAGGGAAGATCAACTCCAAAGAATCTTCTATGATTTACCGCATCGCTAAATTCTATGATCGCCGCCGGAGTTACAAGTCTGCCTACATTTACTATAATGAAGTGCTCCAGTGTCAAAAGGCCTCCCAGGAGGCCATGTTAGCTAAGGCAAGGATTGAAGTGATACGTAATAAAGTTGGGGTATGA
- a CDS encoding 5'-3' exonuclease — MRLLLIDGHYYLYRSFHAIGNLRNSRGEPTNAIYGFIQAVRRMMTDLCPDLGAIIWDAGLSTRRVALQSSYKKNRPAMPQPLLKQELLLKELCPHLGFASLSLPQVEADDLLASYTEAAVSDGIEVNIATSDKDLFQLVRPGVFIYTTNKADLADKGFSLLGEEAVRRKWGVAPSLIGEILALTGDAVDNIPGINGVGPKTAAFLVQAYGGIAGLLENLDQVKNKILRAKLEANQSQILKNLGMVHLDPHIPLPFPLEELRIQPRYAELIHILERYELKFLSKAMEREASKEKEKTEVIALAQGWLFKNA, encoded by the coding sequence ATGCGCCTGCTCCTTATCGACGGTCACTATTATCTTTATCGCTCCTTCCATGCAATTGGAAATCTTCGTAATTCACGAGGTGAACCTACTAACGCCATTTATGGATTTATCCAGGCAGTACGACGTATGATGACGGACCTGTGTCCGGATCTAGGGGCGATAATTTGGGATGCGGGGCTATCCACACGCAGGGTAGCATTGCAATCCAGTTATAAGAAAAACCGGCCGGCAATGCCTCAGCCGCTTCTAAAACAAGAGCTACTCCTTAAGGAACTGTGTCCGCATCTAGGTTTTGCCAGTTTAAGCCTTCCTCAAGTGGAGGCAGACGACCTTTTGGCCTCCTACACTGAGGCTGCAGTGAGCGATGGAATAGAAGTGAACATTGCCACTAGCGACAAAGATCTCTTTCAGCTGGTTCGCCCAGGAGTTTTTATTTATACCACTAACAAGGCAGATTTGGCCGATAAAGGCTTCTCCCTTTTGGGAGAGGAAGCCGTTCGCAGAAAGTGGGGGGTTGCTCCTAGCTTGATAGGAGAGATACTAGCACTAACAGGGGATGCGGTGGATAACATTCCAGGAATAAATGGGGTGGGACCCAAAACGGCAGCGTTTTTGGTACAAGCTTATGGGGGAATAGCAGGACTTTTAGAAAATTTGGATCAGGTAAAGAATAAAATACTGCGAGCAAAGCTGGAGGCGAACCAGTCCCAGATCTTGAAAAATTTAGGAATGGTTCATCTAGACCCCCACATTCCCTTACCCTTTCCTCTGGAGGAGCTGCGCATTCAACCACGTTACGCTGAGTTAATCCATATATTGGAGAGATATGAATTGAAGTTCCTCTCTAAAGCAATGGAGAGAGAAGCATCAAAAGAAAAGGAGAAGACAGAAGTTATTGCTCTTGCACAAGGGTGGCTTTTCAAGAATGCATAG
- a CDS encoding transketolase family protein, translating to MPLDLHSLEIAARDARGLAIDAVVTCRSGHLGLPLGAAEIGAVLFGYALSICPEEPKWINRDRFILSAGHGSMFLYSWLHLCGFAISLEDLKKFRSLRSVTPGHPEFRDTPGVEATTGPLGQGVANALGYAISAKMAEARFNTRRHCIFNHHIIVLAGDGCLQEGVTQESSALAGHLGLDNLILIYDSNDVTLDSLASVTQSEDTEARYRALGWEVYRTNGHDLQEFFSAFEKAKATSSGKPQLIIARTLIGKGIPEVSGSSKAHGEGGARFSREARRRLGLPEETFYVSVETRTYFARHKERLRCNYEKWVETYKAWRSTNHGLATVLDSSAKAVSGDDLLASVPTFDSNAVLATRKAGSTVLQPVAKELPLLVSGSADLHGSTLNYIQGGGDFSRENRLGRNLYFGIREHAMCGALNGIAYDGIFHASGATFLVFSDYGRPSIRLAAISQVPVVYLFTHDSIGVGEDGPTHQPVETLAALRCIPNLDVIRPADPEETAGAFAAAFSRRDGPTLLALSRQNVPNLHNVPVQDRRDGPFLGGYVAKRETTSLDLILLASGSELQLALQAAEQLGRGTRVVSMPCFERFERQLPDYQEEVLPKSVRQRLSVEAGVSDPWFRYIGLDGKAISVRQFGLSAPGAVVLQELGITTAAVIEAAQSLASSVLNTH from the coding sequence ATGCCGCTTGATTTGCACTCTCTTGAAATAGCAGCCAGAGACGCCCGTGGCTTAGCTATTGATGCAGTGGTCACTTGTAGGTCCGGTCACCTCGGCCTCCCTCTTGGCGCCGCAGAGATAGGAGCAGTACTTTTTGGTTATGCACTCTCTATCTGTCCAGAGGAACCCAAATGGATTAACCGCGATAGGTTTATTCTCTCCGCCGGGCATGGAAGCATGTTTCTCTATAGTTGGTTGCACCTGTGTGGGTTCGCCATCTCCCTAGAGGACTTAAAGAAATTCCGCTCCCTACGTAGTGTTACGCCGGGACATCCCGAATTTCGTGACACTCCCGGTGTAGAAGCTACGACAGGCCCACTAGGGCAGGGGGTGGCCAATGCACTCGGGTATGCCATTTCGGCAAAAATGGCCGAGGCGCGATTTAACACGCGCCGGCACTGTATCTTTAATCACCACATTATCGTTTTAGCAGGAGATGGCTGCCTTCAAGAGGGAGTCACACAGGAATCTTCTGCACTGGCTGGTCACCTAGGCCTTGATAATCTGATTCTCATCTACGATTCTAATGATGTTACCTTAGACTCTCTGGCATCTGTCACTCAAAGTGAGGATACAGAGGCCCGTTACCGTGCTTTGGGATGGGAAGTCTACAGGACTAATGGCCACGATTTACAGGAGTTTTTTTCTGCTTTCGAAAAAGCGAAAGCAACTAGTTCAGGAAAGCCTCAACTGATTATCGCGAGGACGTTAATCGGGAAGGGTATACCAGAGGTGAGTGGCAGTTCTAAGGCTCATGGAGAAGGTGGGGCAAGGTTTAGTAGGGAAGCCCGAAGAAGGCTCGGGTTACCAGAGGAAACTTTTTACGTTTCTGTGGAAACCCGCACGTATTTTGCTCGACATAAGGAAAGACTGCGCTGCAACTATGAAAAATGGGTGGAAACTTATAAAGCTTGGAGGAGTACTAACCATGGTTTAGCCACTGTGCTAGATAGTAGCGCAAAGGCGGTATCTGGTGATGATCTACTGGCAAGCGTTCCGACCTTTGATTCCAATGCTGTCCTAGCCACTCGTAAAGCCGGCTCTACAGTTCTCCAGCCAGTTGCAAAGGAGCTCCCTCTACTTGTTAGTGGCAGTGCCGATCTACACGGCTCCACGCTAAACTATATACAGGGCGGAGGGGACTTTAGCCGTGAAAACCGGTTGGGACGTAACCTCTATTTTGGAATCCGTGAGCACGCTATGTGCGGCGCTCTCAACGGAATTGCCTACGACGGAATTTTTCATGCCAGCGGGGCCACATTTTTGGTTTTTAGTGACTATGGAAGGCCCTCCATCCGCCTCGCCGCAATATCGCAAGTTCCAGTAGTATATCTCTTTACTCACGACTCTATTGGGGTCGGTGAGGACGGTCCTACACATCAACCTGTAGAGACGCTTGCGGCTCTCCGCTGTATTCCAAATCTAGACGTTATTCGCCCTGCTGACCCAGAGGAAACTGCAGGAGCCTTTGCGGCAGCTTTTTCCAGAAGAGACGGCCCTACCCTTTTGGCACTATCTCGCCAGAATGTTCCCAACCTTCATAACGTCCCAGTCCAAGACCGCAGAGATGGTCCCTTCCTTGGTGGATACGTCGCAAAGAGGGAAACGACATCCCTCGATCTCATCCTGCTTGCGTCTGGAAGCGAGCTCCAACTTGCGTTGCAGGCGGCAGAGCAATTAGGCAGAGGGACGCGAGTAGTTTCCATGCCATGTTTTGAGCGGTTTGAACGCCAGTTGCCCGATTATCAGGAGGAAGTGCTGCCTAAATCGGTCCGTCAGAGGCTTTCCGTCGAAGCTGGCGTTTCAGATCCTTGGTTTAGGTATATTGGACTAGATGGGAAGGCAATCTCCGTCAGGCAGTTTGGACTGAGCGCTCCTGGTGCTGTAGTGCTTCAAGAACTGGGTATCACGACAGCAGCAGTAATAGAAGCAGCGCAGTCGCTGGCATCATCTGTATTGAACACACATTAA
- a CDS encoding DNA recombination protein RmuC, translating to MTWILSFTLVFLLVSGVAFCTWSICRERFLEETRRLDIELAQLRKTLECERSTATEGASLLGDARKMLSDEFKALSRQALVENNRSFLEIADRDLAEHHRRIEESVKPMRETLDKFQAEVHSVEKQRVGAYEKLVEQLRSLGESQLRLQGETANLVRALREPQARGRWGEMQLRRVVELAGMLDKCDFTEQKSVQAEEKQFRPDLVVHLPGNRQVVVDSKVPLAAYLDSLNLQEGEARQAALRRHANQLRTHIQQLTRKAYWQQFENTPEFVVLFLPMEAVFGAALQIYPELIEEAASGCVILTTPTTLIALLRAVYYSWQQEKTADNARSIGELGRELYSRLTVFASHMDKTATGLASAVRSFNEASRSLESRVLVSARKFRTLGVVSGDKTLGSPKQVEDTPCLAAPGVIIDRDLAEKR from the coding sequence ATGACTTGGATTCTCTCTTTCACTCTTGTTTTTCTTCTCGTAAGTGGCGTAGCGTTCTGTACCTGGTCCATCTGTAGAGAGCGCTTTCTGGAGGAAACTCGCCGGTTAGACATAGAGCTTGCTCAATTGCGCAAGACACTGGAGTGTGAACGTAGTACTGCTACCGAAGGTGCATCCCTTCTGGGGGATGCTCGTAAAATGTTGTCGGACGAGTTTAAAGCGCTTTCTCGTCAAGCACTGGTGGAGAATAACAGATCGTTTTTAGAAATTGCTGATCGGGACTTGGCCGAGCACCATAGACGCATCGAGGAATCTGTAAAGCCTATGCGTGAAACGCTGGATAAATTCCAAGCTGAAGTCCACAGTGTTGAAAAACAACGTGTCGGTGCTTACGAAAAGTTGGTTGAACAGCTACGTAGTTTGGGAGAAAGTCAACTCCGCCTTCAAGGGGAGACTGCTAATCTGGTTCGAGCCTTGCGTGAACCACAAGCCCGTGGTCGATGGGGGGAGATGCAACTGCGTCGCGTTGTTGAACTGGCAGGCATGCTTGATAAATGTGACTTTACTGAACAGAAAAGTGTTCAAGCTGAAGAGAAACAGTTTCGACCAGATTTGGTGGTTCATCTTCCTGGGAACCGGCAAGTAGTAGTAGACTCTAAGGTACCTTTGGCAGCTTATCTGGACTCCTTGAATCTACAAGAGGGAGAGGCCCGGCAAGCAGCCTTGCGTCGACATGCCAACCAGTTAAGGACGCACATCCAGCAACTTACGCGCAAAGCATATTGGCAGCAATTTGAAAACACACCGGAATTTGTCGTACTCTTCTTACCTATGGAAGCCGTCTTTGGCGCCGCTTTGCAAATTTACCCGGAACTTATTGAGGAGGCAGCAAGTGGTTGCGTCATTCTGACCACCCCTACCACTCTCATTGCCTTGCTGCGAGCAGTCTACTATAGCTGGCAACAGGAAAAAACTGCGGATAATGCCCGCTCCATTGGTGAATTGGGCCGCGAATTATACAGCCGGTTGACGGTCTTTGCTTCACACATGGATAAGACAGCTACAGGGCTTGCCTCAGCTGTCCGTTCTTTTAATGAAGCCTCACGCAGTTTGGAGAGCCGTGTATTAGTGAGTGCACGTAAATTTCGCACTTTGGGAGTTGTGAGTGGTGACAAAACCCTTGGCTCACCAAAGCAGGTTGAAGATACACCCTGTTTAGCAGCTCCGGGAGTTATAATAGACCGAGATCTTGCAGAGAAAAGGTAA
- a CDS encoding menaquinone biosynthesis decarboxylase, with product MKKFCCPEKIALPLGLLGRYKCHVSCRLLSYTSFSRFLQTLEAAGELKRIVTPVDTNLQITELADREMKASEGGKALLFDKPLIDGKLSTFPLAINTMGSYRRIALALGRSSVEELAEQIRSLLKVKPPRGLREAVAVLLRKGCSLIRAHPKRVSGGPCKEVIHRFDGLTNVQALPFSLKALPILKCWPQDGGRFITLPTVYTQDPDSGARNIGIYRMQVYDGVTTGMHWQVHKVAARHGKRYLERKERMPVAVALGGDPALTLAATAPLPDGLDELLFAGLIRRHPIDLVRCETVDIDVPAHSDFVLEGYIEPGELRPEGPFGDHTGFYTPVDDYPVFHLQAITHQREAVYPTTIVGMPPMEDFYVGSAILRIFLPILQMHFPEIIDVALPAEGVFHNLLFVSIRKQYAWQAYKIMHGLWGMGQMMFSKYVVIVDEDCDVHNTSEVLFRLCANTDPQRDTSLVKNPSDALDHAPTAATLGTHMGFDATRKFPTEGYTRGWPNPVCMSPEIRLWADKFMETPCKIM from the coding sequence ATGAAGAAGTTTTGCTGCCCTGAAAAAATTGCCCTTCCTTTAGGCTTGTTGGGACGGTACAAGTGTCACGTGTCGTGTAGACTATTATCATACACATCCTTTTCTAGGTTCTTGCAGACTTTGGAGGCTGCCGGTGAGCTTAAACGCATTGTGACACCGGTGGATACCAATCTACAAATCACTGAATTAGCAGATAGGGAAATGAAGGCCTCGGAAGGGGGAAAAGCCCTGCTGTTTGACAAGCCTCTTATTGATGGAAAACTATCCACCTTTCCGCTAGCAATTAACACAATGGGCTCGTATCGACGCATAGCTTTAGCGCTGGGCAGGAGCTCTGTGGAGGAATTGGCTGAGCAGATACGTTCTCTCCTTAAGGTTAAACCCCCAAGGGGATTACGCGAGGCCGTTGCAGTACTACTGCGCAAGGGATGCAGCTTGATCCGTGCCCATCCTAAGCGTGTCTCAGGAGGCCCATGCAAAGAGGTAATCCATCGCTTTGATGGACTCACGAACGTGCAGGCACTGCCTTTCTCACTTAAGGCCTTACCAATCTTAAAGTGCTGGCCCCAGGATGGGGGTCGGTTTATTACCCTTCCAACAGTATACACACAGGACCCGGACAGCGGGGCGAGAAACATAGGTATATACCGGATGCAAGTGTACGATGGTGTTACAACCGGCATGCATTGGCAAGTTCATAAGGTTGCAGCTCGCCATGGAAAACGCTACCTCGAGAGAAAGGAACGTATGCCAGTAGCCGTAGCATTAGGTGGAGATCCTGCTCTTACTTTGGCAGCAACTGCACCTCTGCCAGACGGCTTAGATGAGCTGCTCTTTGCTGGATTGATTCGAAGGCATCCTATAGATCTCGTGAGATGTGAAACAGTGGACATCGACGTACCAGCCCATTCTGATTTCGTCTTGGAGGGCTATATAGAACCGGGAGAGCTACGTCCAGAGGGCCCCTTTGGGGATCACACTGGGTTTTATACCCCAGTAGATGACTATCCTGTCTTTCACCTGCAAGCAATTACACATCAGCGAGAGGCGGTATATCCAACAACTATTGTCGGAATGCCTCCCATGGAGGACTTCTACGTAGGTAGCGCCATTCTACGTATTTTTCTACCAATTCTCCAGATGCACTTTCCTGAGATTATAGATGTTGCTCTTCCTGCAGAAGGCGTGTTCCACAACCTTCTCTTTGTGAGTATCCGCAAACAGTATGCCTGGCAGGCATATAAGATTATGCACGGTCTATGGGGAATGGGACAAATGATGTTCAGCAAGTATGTCGTAATAGTAGATGAGGACTGCGATGTTCACAATACAAGTGAGGTGCTTTTTCGCCTCTGTGCTAATACAGATCCCCAAAGGGATACAAGTCTTGTCAAAAATCCGAGTGATGCCTTAGATCATGCACCAACAGCTGCTACACTTGGAACACACATGGGGTTTGATGCAACACGCAAATTTCCTACTGAAGGGTACACACGTGGATGGCCGAACCCTGTCTGTATGTCGCCAGAAATTCGACTTTGGGCAGACAAATTCATGGAAACCCCATGCAAAATAATGTGA
- a CDS encoding P-II family nitrogen regulator codes for MKKIEVIIKPFKLEEVRDALSSLGIEGMTITEVKGFGRQKGSTEIYGRTEYTVEFLPKIKVEVVLSDSALESAVYAVTKAAQTGKIGDGKIFVSPIEEVIRIRTEEVGERAL; via the coding sequence ATGAAGAAGATTGAGGTCATTATTAAGCCCTTCAAGTTGGAAGAGGTAAGGGATGCATTGTCCAGCCTAGGGATTGAAGGAATGACCATTACTGAGGTGAAAGGATTTGGACGTCAGAAGGGTAGTACAGAGATTTATGGGAGAACTGAGTACACAGTGGAATTTCTGCCAAAAATTAAAGTTGAAGTAGTTTTGTCCGACTCCGCGTTGGAATCTGCTGTATATGCTGTGACGAAAGCTGCTCAGACAGGAAAAATTGGGGACGGTAAAATATTTGTCTCTCCTATCGAGGAGGTTATCCGCATCCGGACAGAAGAAGTAGGAGAGAGAGCTCTCTAA
- the gatB gene encoding Asp-tRNA(Asn)/Glu-tRNA(Gln) amidotransferase subunit GatB, whose amino-acid sequence MPFPYIATIGLEVHVQLKTCSKMFCSCPVRFGAEPNTNLCSVCLGLPGALPVMNEEALRMAVLTGLMFGCTIAPICRFDRKNYFYPDSSKNYQISQYTQPFCRGGSVLLHEQAYPKDVQKFVTAPNKHIRLSRIHLEEDVARSFHLETSTGIDFNRSGTPLLEIVSEPDITSPEEAFACLTALKQVLLYGNVSSADMEKGQLRCDINVSLCHENSGVFGTKVEIKNLNSISGVRRALAFEIRRQTEILASGGILQQETRRWDDVREETQLMRAKEQAHDYCYFPDPDLMPVQTTQLIEQVLHQLPELPEAKRSRFLQQYNLGSYDAGVLASDLALSRFFEEAARTVTKPKVVANWILNDFLSALSAASSKVSDCKFPPSSLAELVDLIEAGTVSSRQAKEVFAEMFESGKSPHTIVRERGLRQVSDTAVIEMLCEEIIAQNPNPVADFQAGKATALNFLKGQVIQLSKGKANPSLVGEILARKLS is encoded by the coding sequence ATGCCCTTTCCATACATCGCTACGATTGGACTTGAAGTCCACGTCCAACTCAAAACGTGCTCAAAGATGTTTTGCTCGTGCCCGGTACGATTTGGAGCCGAGCCAAACACCAACCTTTGTTCTGTGTGTCTTGGTCTGCCGGGTGCTCTCCCTGTAATGAATGAGGAAGCCCTTAGGATGGCTGTGCTCACTGGTCTTATGTTTGGATGCACAATCGCCCCCATCTGCAGGTTTGATCGAAAGAATTATTTCTACCCGGACAGCTCCAAGAACTACCAAATTTCCCAATATACACAACCTTTCTGTCGTGGAGGTAGTGTTCTTCTTCACGAGCAAGCGTATCCCAAGGATGTACAAAAATTTGTTACTGCTCCTAATAAACACATCCGACTTTCTCGTATTCACCTTGAGGAAGACGTAGCTAGGAGCTTTCACCTAGAGACATCTACCGGCATAGACTTTAACCGATCTGGAACTCCTCTGCTAGAAATCGTCTCTGAACCGGACATTACCTCTCCTGAGGAGGCTTTTGCCTGCCTTACAGCTCTTAAACAAGTTCTTCTCTATGGAAATGTAAGCAGCGCAGATATGGAAAAGGGCCAGTTGCGTTGTGACATTAATGTCTCTTTATGCCACGAAAATTCCGGTGTGTTTGGGACTAAAGTGGAGATTAAGAACCTTAATTCTATTAGTGGAGTCCGCCGCGCTCTGGCCTTTGAAATTCGGAGACAGACAGAAATTTTAGCCAGCGGTGGCATCTTACAGCAGGAGACACGGAGGTGGGATGATGTGCGAGAGGAAACTCAGCTCATGCGCGCTAAAGAACAAGCACATGATTACTGCTATTTTCCGGATCCAGACCTAATGCCTGTCCAGACAACTCAGTTGATTGAGCAAGTCCTTCACCAACTGCCTGAATTACCAGAAGCCAAGCGTTCTCGATTTCTCCAGCAATACAACCTCGGCTCCTATGATGCTGGAGTACTTGCAAGCGACCTAGCACTTTCCAGGTTCTTCGAGGAGGCAGCAAGAACAGTTACAAAACCGAAGGTTGTCGCCAATTGGATACTTAATGACTTCCTCAGTGCCCTCTCTGCGGCATCATCAAAAGTGTCTGATTGTAAATTCCCGCCCTCATCACTTGCTGAACTCGTTGACTTAATCGAAGCAGGAACTGTCAGCAGTCGACAGGCCAAGGAAGTGTTTGCAGAAATGTTTGAATCAGGCAAATCCCCTCACACCATCGTTAGGGAAAGGGGACTCCGGCAAGTTAGTGACACTGCCGTCATTGAGATGCTGTGCGAGGAGATAATTGCTCAAAATCCGAACCCTGTGGCTGATTTTCAAGCTGGAAAAGCTACAGCTCTTAACTTCCTTAAGGGCCAGGTAATACAGCTTTCTAAAGGAAAAGCTAATCCAAGCCTTGTTGGAGAAATTCTTGCTCGCAAGCTTTCTTGA
- the aroC gene encoding chorismate synthase, whose amino-acid sequence MGSWFGEAFRVGTWGESHGGGVGVVIDGCPPRLPLVEEDIQIELDRRRPGQSDIVTPRKEEDRCSILSGVFRGKTLGTPISILVPNTDARPEAYCEMETVYRPSHADYTYQAKYGIRNWQGGGRASARETIGRVAAGAVAKKVLQTLYPHWEVLAYVASIHDIHAQVDIHSVQRESIEKSMVRCPDMMISSAMETRIREVRLEGDSVGGILECIVRGTPQGLGEPVFDKLEADLAKAMLSLPATKGFEIGSGFAGTQLKGSSHNDPFQMEGATIRTLTNRSGGVQGGISNGEPIFFRVAFKPTATIAREQNTVSVSGENTLLAVHGRHDPCVLPRAVPLVEAMTALVLCDHLMRQKAQNILHECKA is encoded by the coding sequence ATGGGTAGCTGGTTCGGAGAGGCGTTTCGGGTTGGCACTTGGGGCGAATCCCACGGAGGTGGTGTAGGAGTCGTTATTGATGGCTGCCCTCCTCGCCTTCCTCTTGTTGAGGAGGATATCCAGATAGAGTTGGATCGTCGGCGCCCTGGTCAAAGTGACATTGTGACCCCCCGCAAAGAAGAAGACAGATGCTCCATTCTCTCTGGCGTTTTTCGGGGGAAAACGTTGGGTACACCTATTTCCATTTTAGTGCCGAATACAGACGCACGCCCTGAGGCATACTGCGAGATGGAAACTGTTTATCGTCCTTCCCATGCTGACTACACCTACCAAGCGAAATATGGTATCCGCAACTGGCAAGGGGGAGGGCGTGCATCTGCGAGGGAAACTATTGGCCGTGTAGCAGCAGGGGCAGTAGCAAAGAAGGTTCTTCAAACCCTGTATCCCCATTGGGAAGTTTTAGCTTACGTGGCATCCATTCACGACATTCATGCCCAGGTGGATATACACTCTGTTCAGCGAGAATCCATAGAGAAAAGCATGGTTCGATGTCCAGATATGATGATCTCCTCCGCTATGGAGACACGAATCCGTGAAGTTCGTCTGGAAGGGGATTCTGTGGGTGGCATTCTTGAGTGCATTGTACGCGGAACTCCACAGGGGTTAGGAGAACCAGTCTTTGACAAATTGGAAGCTGACCTAGCCAAAGCTATGCTTAGTTTGCCGGCTACTAAGGGGTTTGAAATCGGATCTGGATTTGCTGGAACCCAGCTTAAGGGGTCAAGCCATAACGATCCCTTTCAGATGGAAGGGGCAACGATACGTACCCTTACCAACCGTTCTGGTGGAGTGCAGGGAGGCATCTCTAACGGAGAGCCGATTTTCTTTCGTGTTGCCTTTAAACCTACCGCTACCATTGCACGTGAGCAAAATACCGTGTCTGTCTCTGGAGAAAATACACTCTTAGCTGTGCATGGTCGCCACGATCCGTGTGTTCTCCCACGTGCTGTTCCTCTGGTAGAGGCAATGACAGCATTGGTACTTTGCGATCATCTTATGCGTCAGAAGGCACAAAACATCTTGCACGAATGCAAGGCGTGA